A genomic stretch from Octopus sinensis linkage group LG14, ASM634580v1, whole genome shotgun sequence includes:
- the LOC118766057 gene encoding protocadherin beta-13-like, producing the protein MIEDVNDNYPIFPNKEFHIQFDETALKGRKETLPNAIDKDVSIQNSRLTYQLKEDEDIPFQLFVSKKLDGSDLLQVLLDGNLDRETQNIYNIQLIAIDGGTPTKKGVLNLEISIQDENDNSPVFSHNIYNVTVNDTHRINESILKLSATDLDERENGRISYSLSSKTPSNMKECFRLNKQTGELFLTTEFQFGKSYKIFVKATDNGKPPMSSTVTVLINAISYLNNPPNIDIRFVLKSTGNTAIISEATEINSFVAYVKVTDNDSGANGQVKCHLQNRYLQLISMSEKKYKVVVKSEIDRESEKSFNFTIKCQDNGLPPLKVEKQFSVLVTDINDVQPQFSQDIFKFLTYENEHKDFPVGYVNATDPDIGDGGQLTYSLLSNGKDILPFQISDVGFISTTESLDREEKNLYEFKVLVKDKGTPSLEKRANVVVEVMDLNDNAPYFSFPNVDPFSLNVHYHPHSDHDITVVRASDRDSQHNAFLTYEILRGNEKHLFQMNHHSGVLSFSRSLYQNDAGFYELELGVKDSGSPVLSSTTTLSLTLTVSNNTSKIFKTPSKTTTESSNGLQLNVMIVIVVAAVIVSVVIVISISICIVHRLKQTDNNYNNSVDMYHKVTPALNIQPKYIFDPTCVPPGVQYTMERNLKKPQQPMVDREDIHCRTISYDSWGNPSFTELHQQIFVPREESMSPGYRELNSSDQFSEMSTLSSRTDRGHGWSVGSAGHYEELPDLCRYQSDYTWNRRNHPQHTLDRSRGDNNNGYPYQPNVDKSPSYHLDQITFTTAGTTSNTTEQSPTVPMTSAFISNCKPLLPAVPKVTTLPKVPSIPQVPPLSAPQN; encoded by the exons ATGATAGAAGATGTCAATGATAATTACCCTATATTTCCAAACAAAGAATTTCATATACAGTTTGATGAAACTGcattaaaaggaagaaaagaaacactTCCAAATGCCATTGACAAAGATGTCAGTATTCAGAATTCTAGACTTACTTATCAACTCAAAGAGGATGAAGATATTCCATTCCAATTGTTTGTATCTAAGAAATTGGATGGAAGTGATTTGTTACAAGTGCTTTTAGATGGTAACTTGGACCGTGAAACACAAAACATTTACAACATCCAGTTAATTGCAATAGATGGGGGTACTCCAACAAAGAAAGGGGTActaaatttagaaatatcaatacaagatgaaaatgataattccCCAGTGTTCTCTCACAATATTTACAATGTCACTGTAAATGATACACACAGGATTAACGAATCTATTTTAAAACTGTCTGCGACAGATTTggatgaaagagaaaatggaagaatTTCCTACAGCTTAAGTTCTAAAACACCAAGTAATATGAAAGAATGCTTTCGACTGAATAAGCAAACTGGAGAACTATTTCTAACAACAGAGTTTCAGTTTGGAAAAtcctataaaatatttgttaaagcCACAGATAATGGTAAACCACCTATGTCCTCAACTGTTACTGTTCTAATAAATGCAATCAGTTACTTAAACAATCCACCAAATATTGATATCAGATTTGTTTTAAAGTCAACTGGCAACACTGCCATCATCTCAGAAGCAACTGAAATTAACAGCTTTGTTGCTTATGTCAAAGTTACCGACAATGACAGTGGAGCAAATGGACAAGTGAAGTGTCATTTACAAAATAGATATCTTCAGCTTATCTCAATgtctgaaaagaaatacaaagttGTTGTCAAGagtgaaatagatagagagagtgagaagagctTTAATTTCACCATTAAATGTCAAGATAATGGTTTACCTCCATTGAAAGTAGAGAAACAGTTTTCTGTGCTGGTCACTGACATAAATGATGTACAACCTCAGTTTAGTCAGGACATATTTAAGTTTCTCACCTATGAAAATGAACACAAAGACTTCCCTGTTGGATATGTCAATGCCACAGACCCAGATATTGGAGATGGAGGACAATTAACCTATTCTCTATTATCTAATGGAAAAGATATCCTACCATTTCAGATATCTGATGTGGGATTCATTTCCACAACTGAGTCCctagacagagaagaaaagaacTTGTATGAGTTTAAGGttttagtaaaagataaaggaacacCATCACTGGAGAAGAGAGcaaatgttgttgttgaggttatgGATTTAAATGATAATGCTCCCTATTTCAGTTTCCCTAATGTTGACCCTTTCAGTCTTAATGTCCACTACCATCCCCACTCTGACCATGATATCACAGTTGTTAGGGCCTCTGACAGAGACAGCCAACACAATGCCTTCCTCACATATGAAATACTCAGAGGTAATGAGAAACACTTATTTCAAATGAACCATCACTCTGGTGTCTTATCTTTCTCTCGCTCACTTTACCAAAATGATGCTGGATTCTATGAACTGGAATTAGGTGTGAAAGACAGTGGCAGTCCAGTTCTGTCATCGACAACAACTTTGTCTTTGACTCTAACAGTTAGTAACAACACATCAAAGATATTTAAGACCCCTTCAAAGACAACAACAGAATCAAGTAATGGTCTCCAATTGAATGtgatgattgttattgttgtagcagCTGTGATCGTATCAGTTGTCATAGTGATCTCTATATCAATCTGTATAGTTCATAGACTGAAGCAGAcagacaacaactataacaacagtgTTGATATGTACCACAAGGTTACACCTGCATTAAACATCCAaccgaaatatatatttgatcctACCTGTGTTCCTCCTGGTGTTCAGTACACAATGGAGAGAAATCTGAAGAAACCCCAACAACCAATGGTAGACAGAGAAGATATTCACTGCAGAACTATATCGTATGATAGCTGGGGTAACCCATCTTTCACTGAACTGCATCAACAG atATTTGTTCCAAGAGAAGAAAGTATGTCTCCAGGTTACAGAGAACTAAACAGTTCTGACCAATTCAGTGAGATGTCAACATTGTCATCTCGCACTGATAGGGGTCATGGATGGAGTGTCGGCAGTGCTGGTCACTATGAGGAACTGCCAG ATCTATGTCGTTATCAAAGTGATTATACATGGAATAGAAGAAACCACCCTCAACACACTCTCGACAGATCAAGGGGAGATAACAACAACGGATATCCCTACCAACCAAATGTTGACAAGAGCCCTTCTTATCATCTCGACCAAATAACTTTCACTACAGCTGGGACCACATCTAATACAACTGAACAATCACCTACGGTGCCAATGACAAGTGCCTTTATTTCAAACTGTAAACCGCTTCTACCAGCTGTACCTAAAGTAACAACATTACCAAAGGTACCTTCAATACCTCAAGTACCACCTCTATCAGCACCACAGAACTAA
- the LOC118766056 gene encoding putative protocadherin beta-18, with amino-acid sequence MFPGVLLVLFLVHNCWCVDHTYYVKENNDIHSFIGDIVTDTHLLDDIQSQDNSDKLTFKILQGSTDGSVQLFNVTPGGQLHTAAILDAESLCQYNVECFRILEIAVQHGHSFFKILEIKVMIKDVNDNYPSFPNKEFHLKYDESALKGTKETLPNAIDNDISIQNSKLTYQLKEKVDIPFQLFVSKKPDGTDLLQLILEGNLDRETKDTYNIQLIAKDEGSPSKEGVLDIKIFVEDKNDNYPVFSQNIYNVTINDTHNVNKPVVRLSATDLDVGDNGRISYVFNNAKTPKIIKECFQLDEATGEVFLKKDFNFGKIYELFIEARDNGSPSLSSPVTVLINGISYFNNPPNIDLKFVIESTGNTAVISEGTKIHSFVAYVKVIDNDNGVNGQVKCHLQNRYLQLISLSGKKYKVVVKSEIDRESEKSFNFTIKCQDNGLTPLKVEKQFSVLVTDINDVQPQFSQDIFKFLTYENEHKDFPVGYVNATDPDIGDGGQLTYSLLSNGKDILPFQISDVGFISTTESLDREEKNLYEFKVLVKDKGTPSLEKRANVVVEVMDLNDNAPYFSFPNVDPFSLNVHYHPHSDHDITVVRASDRDSQHNAFLTYEILRGNEKHLFQMNHHSGVLSFSRSLYQNDAGFYELELGVKDSGSPVLSSTTTLSLTLTVSNTTSKIFKTPSKTTTESSNGLQLNVMIVIVVAAVIVSVVIVISISICIVHRLKQTDNNYNNSVDMYHKVTPALNVQSKYIFDPTCVPSGVQYTMQRNLKKPQQPIIDRDDIHCRTISYDSWGNPSFSEPHQQMFVPREESMSPGYRELNSSDQFNEMSTLSSHTDRGHGWSVGSAGHYEELPDLCRYQSDHTWNRRNHPQHTLDRSRGDNSNGYPYQPNVDKSPSYHLDQIPFTTAGTTSNTTEQSPTVPMTSAFISNCKPLLPAVPKVTTLPKVPSIPQVPPLSAPQN; translated from the exons atgtttccaggtgtattgttggtgttgtttcttGTTCATAACTGCTGGTGCGTGGATCATACCTACTATGTGAAAGAGAACAATGATATACACAGCTTTATTGGAGATATTGTCACTGATACACACTTACTGGATGATATACAGTCTCAAGACAACAGCGACAAACTGACATTTAAAATACTCCAGGGTAGCACTGATGGAAGTGTTCAGTTATTCAATGTTACACCTGGAGGACAACTGCACACAGCTGCCATATTGGATGCAGAATCTCTGTGTCAATATAATGTGGAATGTTTTAGAATACTGGAAATAGCTGTTCAGCATGGTCATTCTTTCTTCAAGATATTAGAAATCAAAGTTATGATAAAAGATGTCAATGATAATTATCCTAGTTTCCCAAACaaagaatttcatttaaaatatgatgaaagtgcattaaaaggaacaaaagaaacacTTCCAAATGCCATTGATAATGATATTAGCATTCAGAATTCTAAGCTAACTTACCAACTCAAAGAGAAAGTGGATATACCATTTCAGCTGTTTGTTTCTAAAAAACCAGATGGAACTGATCTATTACAACTAATTTTGGAAGGTAACTTGGACCGTGAGACAAAAGACACTTACAATATTCAGTTAATTGCAAAAGATGAAGGATCTCCGTCAAAGGAAGGTGTAttggatataaaaatatttgtagaaGATAAAAACGATAACTACCCTGTATTCTCCCAGAATATTTACAATGTCACTATAAATGATACACATAACGTAAACAAACCTGTTGTAAGGTTGTCTGCTACAGATTTAGATGTAGGAGATAATGGAAGAATTTCTTATGTCTTCAATAATGCTAAAACacccaaaataataaaagagtgcTTTCAATTAGATGAAGCAACAGGAGAAGTATTTTTGAAGAAAGACTTTAATTTTGGTAAAATTTATGAGCTATTTATTGAAGCCAGAGATAATGGTAGCCCTTCATTGTCTTCACCTGTCACTGTTCTTATTAATGGAATCAGTTATTTCAACAATCCACCAAACATTGATCTTAAATTTGTTATAGAGTCAACTGGAAACACAGCTGTCATCTCAGAAGGAACTAAAATTCACAGTTTTGTTGCTTATGTCAAAGTTATTGACAATGACAATGGAGTAAATGGCCAAGTGAAGTGTCATTTACAAAATAGATACCTTCAGCTAATCTCATTATCTGGAAAGAAATACAAAGTTGTTGTCAAGagtgaaatagatagagagagtgagaagagctTTAATTTCACCATTAAATGTCAAGATAATGGTTTAACTCCATTGAAAGTAGAGAAACAGTTTTCTGTGCTGGTCACTGACATAAATGATGTACAACCTCAGTTTAGTCAGGACATATTTAAGTTTCTCACCTATGAAAATGAACACAAAGACTTCCCTGTTGGATATGTCAACGCCACAGACCCAGATATTGGAGATGGAGGACAATTAACCTATTCTCTATTATCTAATGGAAAAGATATTCTACCATTTCAGATATCTGATGTGGGATTCATTTCCACAACTGAGTCCctagacagagaagaaaagaacCTATATGAGTTTAAGGttttagtaaaagataaaggaacacCATCACTGGAGAAGAGAGCAAATGTTGTAGTTGAGGTTATGGATTTAAATGACAATGCTCCCTATTTCAGTTTCCCTAATGTTGACCCTTTCAGTCTTAATGTCCACTACCATCCCCACTCTGACCATGATATCACAGTTGTTAGGGCCTCTGACAGAGACAGTCAACACAATGCCTTCCTCACATATGAAATACTCAGAGGTAATGAGAAACACTTATTTCAAATGAACCATCACTCTGGTGTCTTATCTTTCTCTCGCTCACTTTACCAAAATGATGCTGGATTCTATGAACTGGAATTAGGTGTGAAAGACAGTGGCAGTCCAGTTCTGTCATCGACAACAACTTTGTCTTTGACTCTAACAGTTAGTAACACCACATCAAAGATATTTAAGACCCCTTCAAAGACAACAACAGAATCAAGTAATGGTCTCCAATTGAATGtgatgattgttattgttgtagcagCTGTGATCGTATCAGTTGTCATAGTGATCTCTATATCAATCTGTATAGTTCATAGACTGAAGCAGAcagacaacaactataacaacagtgTTGATATGTACCACAAGGTTACACCTGCATTAAACGtacaatcaaaatatatatttgatcctACCTGTGTTCCTTCTGGAGTTCAGTACACAATGCAGAGAAATCTGAAGAAGCCCCAACAACCAATCATAGACAGAGACGATATTCACTGCAGAACTATATCATATGATAGCTGGGGTAACCCATCTTTCTCTGAACCGCATCAACAG atGTTTGTTCCAAGAGAAGAAAGTATGTCTCCTGGTTACAGAGAACTAAACAGTTCTGACCAATTCAATGAGATGTCAACGTTGTCATCTCACACTGATAGGGGTCATGGATGGAGTGTCGGCAGTGCTGGTCACTATGAGGAACTGCCAG ATCTATGTCGTTATCAAAGTGATCATACATGGAATAGGAGAAACCACCCTCAACACACTCTCGACAGATCAAGGGGAGATAACAGCAATGGATATCCCTACCAACCAAATGTTGACAAGAGCCCTTCTTATCATCTCGACCAAATACCTTTCACTACAGCTGGGACCACATCTAATACAACTGAACAATCACCTACGGTGCCAATGACAAGTGCCTTTATTTCAAACTGTAAACCGCTTCTGCCAGCTGTACCTAAAGTAACAACATTACCAAAGGTACCTTCAATACCTCAAGTACCACCTCTATCAGCACCACAAAACTAA